The following coding sequences are from one Arthrobacter sp. 24S4-2 window:
- a CDS encoding gluconokinase, with amino-acid sequence MTAATRPMLVMGVSGSGKSVLGQALGHSLGIPFVDADDLHPASNKARMAAGIPLTDTDRMPWLGDVAKTIAGRLSLGHPTVVACSALKRVYRDLIRTYVPDLLVIYLEGSQETIQSRLSERQHEYMPASLLASQIADLEPPDADEAHIRISLDIPVEAAADLILRTLHVPVVATAQQ; translated from the coding sequence ATGACAGCGGCAACCCGCCCCATGCTGGTGATGGGCGTTTCGGGCAGCGGCAAGAGTGTCCTGGGGCAAGCCCTGGGACACAGCCTTGGGATCCCCTTCGTCGACGCCGATGACCTCCATCCGGCATCCAACAAAGCGCGTATGGCCGCTGGCATCCCGCTGACCGACACGGACAGGATGCCCTGGCTGGGCGATGTCGCCAAAACGATTGCCGGCCGCCTCAGCCTGGGGCATCCAACTGTGGTGGCATGCTCCGCACTGAAGCGGGTGTACCGCGATCTGATTAGAACCTACGTCCCGGACCTGCTCGTTATCTACCTGGAGGGATCCCAGGAAACGATCCAATCACGGCTGTCGGAGCGTCAGCATGAATACATGCCAGCGAGCCTCCTGGCGTCTCAAATCGCCGATTTGGAACCCCCGGATGCCGACGAGGCGCACATCAGGATCTCCCTGGACATCCCCGTGGAAGCGGCTGCGGACCTCATCCTACGGACACTGCACGTACCGGTTGTCGCCACTGCGCAGCAGTAG
- a CDS encoding L-idonate 5-dehydrogenase, whose protein sequence is MSAVSALPASGPAVVAHAAGDLRIEDVPLAAPAADQAVVEVVYGGICGSDLHYWLHGAAGESILKAPMVLGHEIVGVVAQAAADGTGPAAGTPVAVHPATPGPGAARYPEDRPNLSPGCTYLGSAARFPHTDGAFSRYAVLPARMLRPLPESLRLRTAALAEPAAVAWHAVARAGDVKGKTALVIGSGPIGALAVAVLKRAGAQRIVAVDMHPKPLEIARAVGAHEVLKADDAEAIAAVEADVVIESSGSHHGLASAIKGIVRGGKVVMVGLLPSGPQPVLISLAITRELELLGSFRFNSEIDEVIAALADGTLFVDPVVTHDFPLERGLEAFEMARNSAESGKVLLDFRPTGSGLVLHHSADEPAS, encoded by the coding sequence ATGTCGGCAGTTTCAGCCCTTCCCGCGTCCGGCCCGGCCGTCGTCGCGCACGCCGCCGGCGACCTGCGCATCGAAGACGTCCCGCTGGCGGCACCCGCGGCGGACCAGGCCGTCGTTGAGGTCGTGTACGGCGGGATCTGCGGTTCGGACCTGCACTACTGGCTGCACGGCGCGGCCGGGGAATCGATCCTGAAGGCGCCCATGGTCCTGGGCCATGAGATCGTCGGCGTCGTGGCGCAGGCCGCCGCCGACGGTACCGGCCCCGCAGCCGGCACCCCCGTCGCCGTCCACCCCGCCACGCCGGGTCCCGGCGCCGCCCGGTATCCCGAAGACCGGCCCAACCTGTCGCCGGGCTGCACTTATCTGGGGAGCGCCGCCCGCTTCCCGCACACCGACGGCGCCTTCAGCCGCTACGCCGTCCTGCCTGCCCGGATGCTCCGGCCGCTGCCCGAAAGCCTCAGACTGCGGACCGCCGCCCTGGCGGAACCGGCCGCCGTTGCCTGGCATGCCGTGGCCCGCGCCGGAGACGTCAAGGGCAAGACGGCGCTGGTGATCGGCAGCGGTCCCATCGGCGCCCTGGCGGTGGCGGTCCTCAAGCGCGCGGGTGCCCAACGGATTGTTGCCGTGGACATGCACCCGAAACCGCTGGAGATCGCCCGGGCCGTCGGCGCCCACGAGGTCCTCAAAGCCGACGACGCCGAGGCCATAGCCGCGGTGGAGGCGGACGTGGTCATCGAATCCTCCGGCAGCCACCACGGCCTTGCTTCCGCGATCAAAGGAATCGTCCGCGGCGGCAAAGTGGTGATGGTGGGCCTGCTGCCCTCCGGACCCCAGCCCGTCCTGATCTCCCTGGCCATCACCCGCGAGCTGGAACTCCTTGGTTCCTTCCGCTTCAACAGTGAAATCGACGAGGTCATCGCGGCTCTCGCGGACGGCACACTGTTCGTGGACCCCGTGGTCACGCACGACTTCCCGCTGGAACGCGGTCTCGAGGCCTTTGAAATGGCCAGGAATTCAGCGGAATCCGGAAAGGTCCTGCTGGACTTCAGGCCGACCGGTTCAGGACTTGTGCTGCACCACTCCGCCGACGAGCCGGCCTCATGA
- a CDS encoding sugar-binding transcriptional regulator, giving the protein MGRQEEELHDELLVRVATRYFRHGMLQHDIAEAEHLSRPSVSRLLAEARDRGVVQFRIGRPVDRAHGLELSLLRGSLLRKCVVATGKHRSLYGAESRIGYVAARYLESQLPHVRQLGVASSRSLSGVVAALASARRPDLTVVDLLGCLPSDRSGEDNRAHTARAVAGRLGATFRALPAAFVYRSESARSAALASAHVRRALDLGPLSDMAVVGIGSMQRFDGTGLYSPVPRQDLARLAEDGAVGHLCGHFIRADGSRIHNDSVPLLLGIGADELRQIPRRIAVAAGQHKVVPIAAAISGGLISELVTDEATASGLLSFLQR; this is encoded by the coding sequence ATGGGACGCCAGGAGGAGGAACTGCACGACGAGCTCCTGGTCCGGGTTGCAACGCGATATTTCCGCCATGGCATGCTCCAGCACGACATCGCTGAGGCGGAACACCTTTCCCGGCCAAGCGTCTCGCGTCTCCTTGCCGAAGCCCGGGACCGCGGTGTGGTCCAGTTCAGGATCGGACGACCGGTGGACCGCGCACACGGGCTGGAATTGTCCCTGCTCCGGGGGTCGCTCCTGCGGAAGTGTGTGGTGGCGACCGGAAAGCACCGGTCGCTCTACGGAGCGGAAAGCAGAATCGGATATGTCGCCGCGCGGTACCTGGAATCACAGCTGCCCCACGTGCGCCAGCTGGGCGTAGCTTCGAGCCGGTCATTGTCGGGTGTGGTGGCTGCCCTGGCCTCAGCCCGTCGTCCGGATCTCACCGTAGTTGATCTCCTAGGTTGTCTTCCCAGCGACAGATCGGGTGAAGACAACCGCGCCCACACGGCGAGGGCGGTGGCAGGACGGCTTGGCGCAACGTTCCGTGCCCTTCCGGCGGCGTTCGTCTACAGGTCCGAATCCGCCCGAAGCGCGGCCCTGGCGTCTGCCCATGTGCGGCGAGCCCTGGACCTGGGGCCGCTGAGCGACATGGCGGTGGTTGGCATCGGGTCCATGCAGCGCTTCGATGGGACGGGCCTCTATAGTCCGGTGCCCCGCCAGGACCTGGCACGCCTGGCCGAGGACGGTGCTGTGGGTCATTTGTGCGGACACTTCATCCGGGCGGACGGATCGCGGATCCACAACGACTCGGTGCCCCTCCTGCTTGGAATCGGCGCCGACGAACTCCGACAGATCCCTCGCAGAATCGCCGTAGCAGCCGGCCAGCACAAAGTGGTTCCCATTGCCGCTGCCATCAGCGGTGGCCTCATCTCGGAGCTTGTCACGGATGAGGCCACCGCCTCCGGCTTGCTGTCGTTTCTGCAACGCTGA